Below is a genomic region from Raphanus sativus cultivar WK10039 chromosome 4, ASM80110v3, whole genome shotgun sequence.
TCTTTAAGAATTGATTTGAATTCTTCCAAATTCAATCATCCAATAACACCTTGAATTCTTTCAAATTTCATCCTTTCTGTTCTAGTGTTCCGGTGGTATCTGGTACACCTTATTAACTTGTTGACATTAATGAAAACACTATTAGAAGATAATGTGTGTGattgacaaaataaaaagaagataatGTGTGTAGGACGTGATGATTAATATATTGTAGATTAAATAGAATATTAGTCCTACTACGAGGATGATacttgaaataatatttttcgcCTAGTTAACATCACATCCAAGTtcaagaaaaagagagaataatTGAAGATACAACATCTCATCTTTTCTATCAATATACAATCTTGAAAtcatattttctaaaaagatttaCTCCATCTTCTCAGTGTCTATCATATATATACCAAACTATTTAGCCAAGCACCAAATCTTAAGAAAGGGTCCATCATGTTTATTCAAAGCCAACTAAAAAACTTCagatcaaaaacaaaaccagaaCACATTTTAGTTTCTTGAACCTGAATCAAGTTGTGAAAACTAGCATTGTCTTAAGTTCAATACAGCGCCGTCGTTCCCATCAACTACCTGTTTTTATCCTTGAGCTGCCTCATATCATATGAGTCATATGCTAGTCTTGCCATTGGTAAACTTGACCATATGTAGTTGATGGAAATAATGCTTCGTCCATTTTGATAGAAaacaatgaagaagaagcaacaactTTGATTAGTTCTACTATACCAATGAAGACCTCTATATGATCATTTTGACTATCTTGGTTGTTCTAGCCTACTGAGAACTGGGATGATAATGGGAATGAGATGTGTTTAGCAAGAAGAGGAAATATTTAAAGCAAACTGAATCTTACTATAATACTATAGTAGTACAAGCGGTACAAGTTTTACTGTATGTGATTTTGTGATTCTGTATTCAACTAGCATGGCTTACAACCTCCAATATAAAGCACAATCTTGAAAGGAAAATTAATGGTCAAAATGGAAGAATATTCTCCAACTCTTATCATCACAAGAAGTTCCCATAAAATAAGATACAAGTTGAAAATATGCGAGAACCGCATCTCCACTCAGTCGCGCGCACACACAAAACATGAGTCCCTCCACTAATAAGACAAaactactgccaagttaacgtAATCATTGAATGTTACTAGTGGTCCTAACTCCTAAGACCCCACTCACACATCTGTTCTCTCTCCTTTTGTTACATCTACCGTTCTCATATCTAATCTCCGCttggatattttatttttgggatcCATCATGGCATCTTCAAATGTGGGAACCGCATCTCCACTCACACTTACACAAAACATGGGAGTCCTCCACTAGAAAGATCAAACTACAAAAcaagataataatataattgaatCGTACTATAGCTCCTTAAACCCACTTAAGTATCTATGGTAGTCCTATCTAATCTCCTTATGGATATACTTTGTTGGGGGATCTATCATCAATCACAAGACTAACTTGTAAATCTAACTGTTGGTTGTATTAAGCAAAGAGATTCACAACAATGCCTTAAAGATAAAATACTGTATGAAACAGATAACTACTATAACTAGCAAAAACGATGGGTGTGCGCCCATTGGATCGTTAATGGGCCTATACTGGATTAGTTTCCTACCTTATCCTCTTCGTCCGAATTTCaagatattttgtattttttctagAAAGAGAACAATACTGTAATAATATACTTTTGTACGAGTCGCCAACGGATTGGACAGGAAACAAAGTCAAATAAAGCCAACAGTAACGCGTCAACACGTGGACGGCGGATTACTCAAAACCACGTCAGGTACGGGTTCCAGACCTACCCACTTGTCTCTCACAAATAATTCCGCCTCGGAACCAACGAACCTGAGCTCCGTCACCGAGCCTCgctttatataattaaaactccTCTCCCCCCATCTTCGTCACATCGTGTTTTCATCCTTATCAACTTGAGCGAGTTGCAGATATTTTCTCAGGCCAACAAGGTAAACGATCTCGTCCTTCGTGCTCGATCGATCAGTTTCTGATCTCATCTTCGTAGTTATTGGATATTGATGATTATGTGCCGTTTCCCggaaagttttttttgaaaatttcgaAGAAATGAAGCGATCGATCGATCGATCTTCTAGCTTACGATCTATGTGGTGATCGTCGATCTAGCTAGTAGTTATTCGCTTCTTCAAACAACCTTCATCGTTATCTATATTTACGATCGATCGAGAGCTTATAACTATGATCGGTTTGATCGATAGCTTCGTTTTCAGATCTGATGATTATGGAGTCAGATCTTATCATTGATATCGATATTGATGATTGATCGGAAGTTTTGTAGCTAAATGAATAGCTATGATCGTAGTATTGAGctgtttgattgattcattgaTTCGTTTTCAGATCCGAAGATGCGTAGATCTATTGAGCTGTTTGTGAATAGTCAAATCATCTTTTGGTtgttgtttgtgtgtttgtgtgtttgcAGATCTAAGATTCAGAGTTATACAAAGCAAAATGGCGATGGTTTCAGGAAGACGTTCTACGCTAAACCCCAACGCACCTCTCTTCGTTCCAGCAGCCGTTAGACAAGTGGAAGATTTCTCTCCGGAGTGGTGGCAGTTGGTGACGACCTCCACTTGGTACCATGACTACTGGATCAGCCAGCACCAGGGAGCTGATGGTTTCTACGACAACGGAGAGAATCAGGAAGTCGATGTAGCTGATCTTCTTCCGGAATCGTTTGATTTCGATGACATGGAAGATGTCTTTGAACCTGAGTTTGATCATCATCAAGGATACGTTGGGCAACAAATGTATCAGGCATCTTCTGAGTTTGGTAagttagttttttaaaataggtCTCTATCAAACAGTCATTAGAGTTGGAGACTGATTGTTCTTGTATGATTTGCTCATCAGGTTTAGGGAAGAATGGTGAGATGGTGAGGAAATCGAGTGGGAACAGGAGCCCTAGGTCGATTGTTGAACCAGCAAAGTATGCAGAGAAGCCAGCCAAATGGGGAAACCAGAAGGTTGCTCCACGAAACATCCACCAGCCTCGTTGAAGGAGGGTTGTGATAACTAGGCAGAGTATGTTGTATCTTTAGCCACCTGTACCTTtgtaatttttagtattttctgcTTTCCCCCAAGAGAGAAGCTGTAACTTCTTTGTATCTTTATGATGTTCAGTCTCAAAACTTGTTATcaccaaaaaatgtaaaaacataaaaaaaattgtataatttgaAGAGTAATGAGAAATAGCCTTTCGCACTTAACCTCTCGCAAATAGCTTGTCTTCAATAGTATCAATATTTATTTGTCTTAAGGACAAAGACGGAGCCAAACTCAAATGTAGATGCTTATCAAATGTTCTGACCTAAATTGGATCTCCGGTCTGCAAGTTCAAGTTCATCAGCTTGATTCTCATCACaataaaaaggtaaaactaTCTTATCGAGGTTAGGTACGGATGCAAAAAGGTCAGGATTCAGGAGTGTCAGTGTGTCATCGTCATCACCTAATTCATACAATCACACTACAACAAACCCATCTTACATGTTGATTTTGACTTTGAGACAAACCGGAGCAGAATATCATTTAGTGAATGGGTCTTCAAGCTTTGAGTTTTTACGTTACAAGTCTTGGAGCCCGTAACATTTAGGATTTAATATAATTCTCAAACCCAAGTCGACACGGTTTGGATCGTGTCACCAATTTGGTTAAAAAAGGGCTTTGACATTCAGCAGCGAATATGAAGTGTGTCATACTCATAAGCAAAAACTTGGACTTCAAGTTTCTCAGTTTGTTTCAACTTTCAACTCAAGAAcctcactgtttttttttttgttcaaccaTAGTTTtcattaaaacttaaaattagaTGTTTGGTCCATTGGGCCCATAACAGAATTGAAAAGAAGCAAATTGAAGTGTGCGTTTTGCAAGCTCGTCGGCTTCCTTGTTCTGCTGTCGAGGCAGGAAAGAGAAGGAGATTGAGCCAAATACAGAAGAGATTTGATGGATGTCGTTGAGGATTCCATAAATTTCTTTATCCTGCATCTTGTTGTTGATAGCTCTAATGAGCGTTTGTGAGTCGGAGCAGATTTGGAGATTGGGGATCTCAAGAGCTGCTGCCATGGCGATAGCTGATCTAATAGCGAGGGCTTCAACCATCAAAGGGGAGGAGACATATTGCTGGATCTCTGATTCCTGATTCGTCTTTTCTCCATTGTGTCCCCAGAGGATCCACGCAAGGCCAGCTGTTCTGGAAGTCGCATTCCAAGAGGCGTCCGTTGTGCATGTAATCATGGAGGCGTCGATGTGTCTTCCTGGTGCTGATCTCCTACCGATACGTGTTGAAAGAGCGGCTGTTGGCTTCGTCGGTGAGGTTCCTGATTTCTGCGCTTGGTTCCACTCTCTGGCGTAGCTAATACTCTTGGTTGCTACTTCTTCAGGTCGCGTTGTCTTGCCTTCAAAGTGGAGCTTGTTTCGCGCAAGCCATAGGGACCATAGCACCCACGGTAGTATCGTGTTCAGAACTCCAGTTGGTAGGAGGCAGGTGGCGTCTCTGAATTTGACAATCATCGATGTCATTGTGTCTTCCACAGTTGTGGGGATTTCGTGCCTTAGGGGTACTAACTCCCAGACTCTTCTCGCGTAGGGGCAATCAAAGAAGATGTGCATTGACGTCTCGGTTTCCTTGCATCTTGGGCAGCTTAGGTCAGCTGCTAAGCCTCTAGACTGTAGGTTCTGCCCCGTTGGGAGTGCACCCTGTATAATGGACCAGAAGAAGATCTTTAGCTTTGGGGAGAAGACACCAGACCAGACATCCTTAATCCATAAGAATTCCTGGTGATCCAGTTGTTAAGAACCTCACTGTTTAGCCTGAAGAATTTCActatcttttctatttttttgcgTCTTTGGGTTCTATGGAAATGTAGAGGCATTGTCGAACCTGATATCTTCACTAAACAATTATgccatataattatataaaaaaaattcaaaattgaaTAATTCTATATCGAGAAAGAAAAATTACTAATCTGCTCTTTAGAgggaaatctttttttttcttttcagttttaCTTATAACCACATGGCTTTCGTTGATTAGCCTAAGGATGATAAGTTTAACATAAAACAGTAGAAAATAGTTGCCATATGTAACTGGCGTtaccaaagttttttttttgtgcacaacTGGCGTTACCAAAGTTAAGGACTGATTTTCTTCTTCAGTTTTGGACTCAACTTAAATGCTATTATACTTAttactcatttttttttgcaaatgtATTTAGTAGAAATTGCTATTCAAAgtcaaaattcaaatattacGTTGTTACCAAACTTCTCATTTAATTTCTGGAAACACACATATATACCCACtgtgttttcattttcttcttctttcaataatggtgtaaaatatatattatctaccTGCTCTTATTTTATTGATGATCTTGAATATTAAAGAAATTTGAAGAATGACCAACTGACAAAACGGCTCCTTCTTTCGGTTTCAACTTTCACACAACGTATACATACATCCCTCGCGTTTCTTGCTGCGTTTTCAGTTTCTCACATGGCGTCTGGTCTCTTCTCCTCCTCAAAACCATCTctgtcttcatcatcatcatcatcatcttcctcgtggCTGTTCTTGCTATTGACCCTTCTTACTATTTCCTTAGCCTGCTTTGCCTTCCTCCTCCAATGGCCAGGAGGAATCAACGATTGGTTTACTGATAACCATCAGTTCCCAGGAACCTCCCCAATCTCCAAGGAACGTTCTGACTCAGGCTGCGTTTCGCTTCTTGGTCAAAGCCATGCTACATCGTTTCCTTATCTCAAAGACTTGAAGCTTGACCACAAGTCGGATCTGAAACCAAGGGTTAGATAGATCTCTTTGAACAattcttgtttttatttaagataataTATGATCGTAAAGATGTttttgtgttgtgttgtgttgtggTAGATATGTATAACGACGAGTACTTCAGCTGGATTGGAGCAGACATTGCCATGGATATTTTATCACAAAGTCATTGGAGTCTCAACATTTTATCTATTCGTTGAAGGCACTGCTGCTTCCCCTAATGTCTCTCGTGTTTTGGAGACTATCCCTGTGAGCTTTTCCAGAGTTCTTGATTTTGTCATTATGTATGTATGTTCCGTTGTCCTCACAatgacattttatttatttatttcaaggGTGTAAACGTTATATACAGGACAAGAGAATTAGAAGAAAAGCAGGCTAAAAGGTATTATTGTGTCTTGGCATTATGTTATGGAATTTATTGGTTATTGATTGGTGTAATCTTTTGTGTTCCATAAATCTTTGAATCTTAAATCCAtcaagaaggaaaaaaaagttcTTGATCCATCAAGACTGGTAACCTCTAAAATGGTTCTTTTAGAGGTGTAATCatagataaaattatttgagAGGCTTTTTTATTTGTGTTAATCTTTGAATATTGATCCATCAGACTAGCAAGTCACCTGGTTCATGTAGACGtgttattaacttattataCATCAAATAATTTGAGAGGGCttcatcatattttattttatttacagcCGGATTTGGAATGAGACTTGGTTACAGAAGTTCTTCTACAAACCATGTAACTACGAGTTATTCGTTAAACAAAACTTGAATATGGAAATGGCTATCAAAATGGCTAGGGTACTTTTGTAACATTCCCTAGTAGTTTTGGCACATACATTTACAGTCAACATTTTTCAGCTTCTACTTTTGTTATAGGATGATGGTATGGACTGGATATTGCATCTGGACACTGACGAGCTTGTTCATCCTACTGGAGCCAGTGAATACTCGTTAAGAAGTGTCTTCAGAGAGGTTCCTGAAGATGTGGACACAGTTATCTTTGTAAATTACGTGAGTTAATAATTGGTACTTTTgagttgttttttttactttggtttgTTGATGTTGAAAAGTTCTCTTGTTTCAGGAGAGTAGTGTTGAGAGAGATGATATCAAGGAACCTTTCACCGAGGTACACAACattgtatcatcatcatctataagACTATATATAACTAGCTGTCTTGAGTTCTTTTTGCACTTATAGGTATCAATGTTCAAGAAGAACTATGAACATGTTCCAACAGATGTCTACTTTGGAAGCTATAAAGATGCAGCTCATGGCAATAACAACTATTTTCTTACATATGGAAATGGCAAATCCGCTGCTCGGATTCAAGATCATTTACGTCCTAATGGTGCTCATCGATGGTATAACTACAAGAAGACCCCCAAGTATGTTCTCTTTGTTCCTCCTCATGACTTGGTTTACACATAGACAATCTGAcattgatctctctctctctctattcttTGTTGGGATAAGTGTCATTTTCCTAGATGAAGCTGTAGTTCTGCACTACACCTACTCAAGATTTTCAGATCTTACTTCAAGACATGACCGATGTGGCTGCAAACCAACTAGAGAGGATGTGAAAAGATGTTTCATGCTTCAATTTGACAGATCTGtgagttttttttgtgtgtattgTAATTGTTCTTGCTCATCacatttgatattttgttttatttcaatgCAAGGCATTCATCATTGCTTCAACATCAACTTCAGAGGAAATGCTTCAATGGTACAGAGAACATGTTGTATGGACTGATGAAAAAATCAAACTCAAACTTCTTAAGAAGGGTATCCTGACTCGCATCTATGCACCAATGGTTAGCTACTCATCTTACTAACCAAATCTCAAAACCGTGAGTGTTTTTGATTCAACAAAAAAAGGCTATTATTATCATTCTCAGGTTATAATACAAGAGCTAAGAGAAGCAGGTGTGTTCACCTCAGTGGTGAACTCAGCTCACATGTCTTTCTCAAACAACTCAAGCATTACTagagaatcatcatcatctcaaGCAACTGTTAGGAAAGTGTTGGAGTTTGATATTGACACTGATGATCTTGTTGGTGAATCTAAAGCAGAGTTAGCAGCCGTACCACCCCAATCTCCTCCAAGTGTTTAAACTGAGTTTGatgtaacattttttttgcttCGATTTTTATATACAAAGAGGAGGAAATATTAGAGCAGGCTCTGTGGATATCTCCTTGGTCTCCATTCATATAAAAACTCTTATATTATATGATCCAAGAGTTGTTGATTCACTTTCATGATATAACagttttattattctttatttttggTCTTTAACATgaacactagattttaacccgggcttcgaaagcgcgggtattattttttacttttatgaaatatattatttgtttgtaattattgaacatatttattttagtaaaactttctttataataaatttgacacacatagtgtctctggtaaactatgtgtttctctgactttgttttattccctctccaatcaacatatcgaagcgcggatattattttttacttttatgaaatatattatttgtttataattattgaatgtatttatcttagtaaaaaattctttataataaatttgacatatagagtgtctctggtaaactatgtatttctctggctttattttattccctctccaatcaacatatttatttggcttgttgttaaaataaatgattttagaacgcaactgcttactttgatattttgtttaaacaatgtgacatatttctgtattaattgtgttcaattaaatatttacattgtaatttaaatttgtatacaaatcaacatatttgtgtagtttgttattaaaaaaatgatttgaatccaaatgtaagtactcttataatttttcagttcatataattttttaaaatatatatttatttcaactgaaccaattaatattttgttaaattggcccgtgaaatatatttttatacatcgatattcaaaagatctggtaactaacgatactcaaaagatctgaaccgaatcaggttatatggttatttttgttacaaatatccgaacccgttttagatacattggttatttagatatttttaggttcctatacatcagaaccgaattcatccagatctagaatgatccaactcaaaatccacacataagtttataatattcaagcgggactttgttaccaaaaaaaaaggatacccgaaaagaacaacatgtacctaaatagacagataatgttcatgtctaaatgattatataaattaataaaaaactgttttatgtgttttgctaaattaagtgaaatagaaagagtttttttatcaagtaaaataattatatggagtggaaaattaagtgacaataaatgtaggacattttaaggattttgatttaagttattattttattcacaaaacctatttttgaactatgtttttgggtacgtaattttccaccgattgtaactaaaataaaaatattttagtaaaataaaataaaccaaatgtttaatcatatgtaaaacctaattatttagcatttttgattttataattggcacaaagttaatattgatcaactaataaataaaaatatgcactattattattatggtaatataattaatgatgtaatttattattaattaaggtaatataattaattaaattgttaaactaagtgaaatatggaaacacaattaatagatactactattcaagtttccaaacactccattttttatAGCTATAGCCAAACagaccaaatttttttattaatcttatccaagtatccaaacgcaccgaatttgtatttcacctttaataagatagatgagtcTAAGACACTAGTGACTATACATACGGCGCGTGTATGTACGCGCTTCTGAGAGCGAGTGTCGTGCTGTACAAAGACACTCCCTTTTTGGCGGTTCTTTCTCAGAGTGTCCTTTAATCGATGAACAAGGTTCTGCAGTTAGGTCTCCAGAGCTCCGTCGTCCAAGCCGCCAAgtacgtcttcttcttcttcttcttcttcttcttgttcaaaGTTTAGGCCTTTCTGTGTTGTTTACCTTCTGATTCGTTTCTTACATTGAGACATAACCAAACCATGTCGGATCTCTTCTGGGTTCTGTCTGAATTGCAAAAAGTTATGACCTTTATCAACTTTTTGTATGTTTACTGTGTGAAAGTTTGTTACTTTTGATGATTCTAGGTTTCTGGTGGTGGTTCCCTTTAGGAGCTCAAGAATTGGTTCATCAATCGTTAGTGTTAGAGTAGGAACAACGAGTCTCAGCAACAGACTGATGTCAAATGCTACAGCTAAGTCCGTACCTTTatctatcaacaacaacaagggAAAGGCAATGAAGGTAGTAGTAGCTACTGATCAGAATTGTAGTCAGATGGTTGTGGATAATAAGGTTATGCAGATTCATCTCATGTttaattgtttggttttgttgATGTACAGGGAAGTGATAATGACATTGAGATGATGACTGTTCAAGAACTTAGAGCCACACTGAGGCAAGCTTATGCTGCTTTGTTATGTTATTGTTTTATGTGTACACCCAAATCCTTGTTCTTTGTCTGaatataatgattttttgtaTTATAGGAAACTTGGACTACCTGTGAAGGGACTCAAAAAAGAACTTATCTCAACTTTAAGGCTTCATATGGACAGCAATTCACCAGGTATGTCATTGCACACCAAGAGGCAAGAACACACACTCTTATCTCTATCTCATTTAATAAGTAAACTTGTTTGCATTTAGTTTCAGAATTGCTATACCTTCTGATAATCATGTGAAGGCAGAACATAATCTCTTTAGTAAAAATCCAGCTCTTTGGCTTTGTTTATCTGTTACAGATGAAAGTTCTGGTGCAGAGAAAACGGAGACTACTTCATCCACCCGCTCAGAAAGTGTCactatcaaaagaaaaacaagaaaccGAAAAGAGGCTAATGAGGATGACTCTGAAGCTTATGGAGAGAAGAAAGCTAAACAGTCcactgaggaagaagaagcatcactaaccatttctaTCCAAGTCATTAAAACCGATGAAGTCATCTCATCCTCGAATCAAAGTGAACCGTGGACGGTACTTGCTCACAAGAAGCC
It encodes:
- the LOC108855524 gene encoding protein EARLY RESPONSIVE TO DEHYDRATION 15; protein product: MAMVSGRRSTLNPNAPLFVPAAVRQVEDFSPEWWQLVTTSTWYHDYWISQHQGADGFYDNGENQEVDVADLLPESFDFDDMEDVFEPEFDHHQGYVGQQMYQASSEFGLGKNGEMVRKSSGNRSPRSIVEPAKYAEKPAKWGNQKVAPRNIHQPR
- the LOC108852494 gene encoding uncharacterized protein LOC108852494 codes for the protein MEASMCLPGADLLPIRVERAAVGFVGRVVLPSKWSLFRASHRDHSTHGSIVFRTPVGRRQGQSKKMCIDVSVSLHLGQLRSAAKPLDCRFCPVGSAPCIMDQKKIFSFGEKTPDQTSLIHKNSW
- the LOC108851037 gene encoding glycosyltransferase-like At2g41451; this encodes MASGLFSSSKPSLSSSSSSSSSSWLFLLLTLLTISLACFAFLLQWPGGINDWFTDNHQFPGTSPISKERSDSGCVSLLGQSHATSFPYLKDLKLDHKSDLKPRICITTSTSAGLEQTLPWIFYHKVIGVSTFYLFVEGTAASPNVSRVLETIPGVNVIYRTRELEEKQAKSRIWNETWLQKFFYKPCNYELFVKQNLNMEMAIKMARDDGMDWILHLDTDELVHPTGASEYSLRSVFREVPEDVDTVIFVNYESSVERDDIKEPFTEVSMFKKNYEHVPTDVYFGSYKDAAHGNNNYFLTYGNGKSAARIQDHLRPNGAHRWYNYKKTPNVIFLDEAVVLHYTYSRFSDLTSRHDRCGCKPTREDVKRCFMLQFDRSAFIIASTSTSEEMLQWYREHVVWTDEKIKLKLLKKGILTRIYAPMVIIQELREAGVFTSVVNSAHMSFSNNSSITRESSSSQATVRKVLEFDIDTDDLVGESKAELAAVPPQSPPSV